A DNA window from Zingiber officinale cultivar Zhangliang chromosome 3A, Zo_v1.1, whole genome shotgun sequence contains the following coding sequences:
- the LOC122052113 gene encoding uncharacterized protein LOC122052113 isoform X2 — MLIYGFGIANASGCVYPATSRAYEDVDETQDDEIDEEEFKEEQNSVTCLIHMLYNDDLEEMLKIQRSNQMRNYYSKLRKLHGADALWITIESVIIKFE; from the exons ATGCTAATCTATGGTTTTGGTATTGCAAATGCAAGTGGATGTGTCTATCCTGCAACTTCTAG GGCATATGAAGATGTTGATGAAACTCAAGATGATGAG ATTGATGAAGAGGAATTCAAGGAGGAGCAAAATTCTGTTACATgtcttattcacatgttgtataATGATGACTTAGAGGAAATGTTGAAG ATACAACGTAGCAATCAAATGCGCAACTATTACTCCAAGTTAAGAAAGCTGCATGGAGCTGATGCATTGTGGATTACAATAGAATCTGTGATcattaaatttgaataa
- the LOC122052113 gene encoding uncharacterized protein LOC122052113 isoform X1, which translates to MVLVLQMQVDVSILQLLDVHNYCGKRAYEDVDETQDDEIDEEEFKEEQNSVTCLIHMLYNDDLEEMLKIQRSNQMRNYYSKLRKLHGADALWITIESVIIKFE; encoded by the exons ATGGTTTTGGTATTGCAAATGCAAGTGGATGTGTCTATCCTGCAACTTCTAG ATGTTCATAACTACTGTGGTAAAAGGGCATATGAAGATGTTGATGAAACTCAAGATGATGAG ATTGATGAAGAGGAATTCAAGGAGGAGCAAAATTCTGTTACATgtcttattcacatgttgtataATGATGACTTAGAGGAAATGTTGAAG ATACAACGTAGCAATCAAATGCGCAACTATTACTCCAAGTTAAGAAAGCTGCATGGAGCTGATGCATTGTGGATTACAATAGAATCTGTGATcattaaatttgaataa